From Arcobacter arenosus:
CGGCACCAAGTCCAGAACTTATTAATATCTTATCATACTCTTTAAACTCATTTTCTTCTGTTTTTATAGAAAACTTTTCATCTAGTTTTTCTATATCTACTACTTTTTCATTTAAAATTAAATTCACATCTAATGACTCAAGTGTGTTTTCTAAAAGTCTTACAACAGATTTTGCTTCATTTGATAAGGGATAAACTTTTCCATCCTCTTTTATATCAAGTAAAAGTCCAATTGATTTACAAAATTTTTCAAAGGCTTTAAAATCAAACTGTTTTAGGGCATAAGAGCAAAAAGATGGATTCTCACCTATATAGTTTTCAACTCTACAATCAATATTAGAGATATTACATCTTCCATTTCCTGAAGCAAGTATTTTTTTCCCAATACCATTATTCACATCAAAAATATCAATATCTAAGTTTTTGTTTTCTCTTTTAGCTGTAATAGCTGCTATAATCCCCGCTGCACCTGCACCAACAATTGCAATTTTCAATATATACCTTTCTTTATAAAATCTGATTATACAATTTTTAATGTAAATATGAGTTTTTTAAAACCATTGGTACACTTTTTGCAAACACACTCTTAGTCCAATATTAAGGAATTTTATGACCCCCAAAAGTGCAAAGCACGCCATTTCACATCTTGTAAGTAGAAAAATTCCTATTTTTTTGTGGGGTCCTCCTGGTATTGGAAAATCATCCATCGTAGCCCAAATTGCAAAGGACAAAGGTATTGACTGTATAGATTTAAGACTTTCCCTACTTGATCCTACAGACCTAAGAGGTATTCCATTTTTCAATTCAAACAATGACTCTGCAGTTTGGGCTCCCCCTTCATTTTTACCCGATGGTACAATAAAAGAGGGAATTTTATTTTTAGACGAATTAAACACAGCTGCACCAATGGTTCAAGCATCAGCCTATCAGCTAATACTTGATAGAAAAATTGGGGAATATCATCTCCCTGATGGTTGGTCAATAGTTGCAGCAGGTAATAGAGAAAGTGATAGAGGTGTAGTATTTAGAATGGCTTCGCCTCTTGCAAACAGATTTGTACACCTTGAAATGGAACCATATGTAGAAGATTGGCAAATATGGGCAAAACAAAACAATATTGATACTTCAATATTAGCATTTATATCTTATAGACCCGATGCACTTTTTACATTTAATACTCAAAACGATGAAAAAGCCTTTGCAACACCAAGAACTTGGGAGTATGTAAATGAAATCTTATTATCAAAGCCTATAGATGAATTACTCTTAACAATGATAGCAGGTGCTATAGGAGAAGAGTTAGCTGCTTCATTTTTAGCATTTAAAGCTGTTGAAAAATCTTTGCCAAATATGGATGAGATTTTAAATGGAACCTGTGAAGATGTTCCCACTGAAACCTCTGCATTACATATTTTATGTACCTCATTATCTATGAGAATAGATGAGGAATCTTCAACAGATGAACTAAACAATCTTATATCTTATACTCTAAAACTTCCAGGTGAATTTGCTGTTATGATAGTCCAAGATTTAAGGCAAAGAAATATTGAAGTTGACTATCTAAAAAACTGGCCATTGTGGTTAAAAAACTTTAATAAACTATTACATTAAGAGTTCCATTTATTATGGATGCAAATACCCTTTTAGTAAAAGCAAAAAGCCAACTAACAACCCAACATCCATATTTTGGAATGTTAGCTTCAAGGCTAAAACATGAAGAAGATGAACAGATTAATTATTACGCAAGTAATGGTGTTAGGTTTAAATACAACCCTGCATTTATAGAATCTTGTTCAAAAGATGAATTAAAATTTATTCTTACAAATTGTGTTATGCACCATATCTTATCCCATCAACAAAGAAAATTAAATAGAAAAGGTATGCTTTGGCAACTTGCAACTGATTTTGCAATCAATAATCTTCTAAAAAAAAGTGGTCTAAAAATCCCTAAAGGTGCTAATTATAATAAAGAATTTAAAAATATGTATTCTGAAGAGATTTATGAAAAACTAAAAGAGGAAGTTGAACTTCAAGGGACAAATGCCTTTGATGAAAAATATGAAAAAAGTGATAATAGTTTAATAAATTCAAATGAAGAACTTAAAAATTCTATATTTAGAAATATGGATAAAATAAAACACGAACTAGATGAAAAAGATGAAGAAAACTGGGAATATGCCGCAACACTTGCAAAAGAAGTAGCCCAAAGAAAATCTTTAATGCCAAGTGGTTTTGAAAGATTTACAAAAAAAATGAAAGCTAATAATATCGATTGGCGATTTGAACTTTATAATGCAATCAATAAACATATGAGAAACAACTATGCTTTTATGCCCCCAAATAAAAAACATATCCATAGGGGAATTGCCCTGCCAAGTCTTACTAGTGATACACTAAGTCTTGTTGTGGCAATTGATACTTCTGGAAGTATCAAAGAGGAATTACTAGGTCTTTTTACAGAAGAGTTTAAATCTATTATGCAAAACTTTCCTGCTATTTCTATTGAACTTATAATTGCAGATGCAAAGGTTCAAGGTCATTATAGTTTTAGAGGTGGTGATAAATTAGATTTTCCATTAAAAGGTGGTGGAGGGACTGATTATAGACCAGTATTTGAGTTTATTGATGCAAATCTTCCAATGAGTTCAATGGTTTTGTATTTTACAGATGGTGAAGGAATTTTTCCAAAAATCCCACCATCTTATGAAGTTTTATGGGTATTAAGTGCAAATAAAAACAAAATACCCTTTGGTAGAAAACTACTTTTAATTTAGTTTTTTAATTCAAGCCTAAAACCACAAACTGTAAATACCAAATTGCAATAGATACAAAATATCCTAACAAAATTGTCCATGCATATTTTAAATGTGATCCAAAGGTGTATATACCTTTTAATTTTCCCATAACTCCAACACCTGCCGCACTACCAAAAGAGATTAAAGAACCTCCAATACCAGCAGTAAGAGTAACTAACATCCAATTTGAAAGATCCATATTGGGATTTGCTTTTAAAATTGCAGACATAACAGGAACATTATCAACTAAAGCAGATAAAAAACCAACACCAATATTTGCCATTGTTGGCCCTAAATAATCTTCTTGATAAACAATTGAAGCTAAACTTAACCATCCTATAAAATATAAAGCTCCAACTGCTGCTAAGATACCAAAGAAAAATAAAAGGGTATTGTTTTCAATTTTTGCCATTGATTCAAAAACATTAAAATGCTCTTTCCCAAATCTTTTTGTTAATTTATATGAGTGTAGTTTTAAAAGTACTAAACCAAACATCATACCCCACATAGCAGGGAAATCTAAAACTTGATGGGAGATTACAGCACAAATAATAGTTATTATTCCTAAGAAGATAATATTTGTAGCACCCTCTTTCATTTTTGGTTTTTCCTCTTTATCAGGGTCAAAATGAGGTTTTGTATCAGGTACGACCCTTGAAAGTAAAAATGCCGTAACTAAATAACCTATAATAGAAGAGGGAAATAAAAATAAAAAATCTACAAAGTGTGCTTTTCCTGCTGTCCATGCCATTAAAGTAGTAATATCACCAAAAGGGGACCAAGCCCCACCAGCATTTGCAGCAACAACAATATTAATAGCCCCTGGAACTAAAAACTCTTTTTTAGTTTTTTCAATAGTGATTAAAACAGTAGAAAGTATAAGAGCGGTTGTAAGGTTATCAGCAATAGGAGAAATGAAAAATGCTAAAAATCCTGTAACCCAAAAAAGTTTTCTATATGTAAACCCCTTTGAGATTAAATTATATTTCAAACTATCAAAAACACCCATATGAATCAAGGATTCAATATATGTCATTGCAACAAAAAGAAAAAATACGATTTCTGCTATCTCTAAGATAACAGCTTCTGCCTCATCATGGACATGATGGATATTTAATCCATTCATGTAATAATAAATTGCGATTAATATAAATGAGACAATACCTATAAACAAAGCTGGAACAGATTTATCAATTTCATACTTTTCTTCATTTGCAATAAAATAGTATCCAATAATAAAAATGAAAAGTACTGAAAATCCAATCCAACTCATAGTTAAATTTAATAATTCCATAAAAAACTCCTATTTTTTGTAGCCTCTTATAATTAAAAACGCTACAAATGAGATAAATGCTAAACTAGTTCCAATTGGTACAAGTGACTCACCATGGGATAAAACCCCCAAAGATGAAATAATGGCACCTAAACCAAATTGTAAAACACCAACTACACCAGAGGCAACTCCTGCGTTTTTCTTAAAATGTTCCAATGCTAAAGCCATACAATTACCAAATATAAATGCCATCATACTCATATAACCCGCCATTAAAGCCATTGTTAAAGGTAGGGTTTGAATATCAGCAGTTAAAGCCCATAAAATTGCAATAATTATTTGAATAATTAAACTTGTTTTGATTAAAAATAAAGGTGTGTTTGTTTTTAAAAAATATAAATTCACTCTTATCATTGCAATCAATATCACAAAGTTAAACCCAAAAAAGAAAGGGAAATGGTCAGTTGATATCCCATAATGTTCAATAAAGATAAAAGAGGATTTGGAAATAAAAATAAAAAATCCTGAAAACCCTAAAGATAAAGTTAACATTGCTTTCATTGCTGTTTTATGGCTAAGGACTATTTTATAAGAATGATAAATACTTTGTTTCACATAGGTAAAACTTTCATCTAAATCTTTATAAACTAAAAAAGCCACAATCAAAGCATAAAAAGTCAAAAATAAAAATACAGCTTCCCATGAATAAAAATGTATAATCAATGAACCAATTGCAGGAGCTATAAGTGGAGCTATACTTCTAATTGTACCAATTAATGATAAAACCTTTGCAGCTTCTTGACCATGAAATCTATCCCTTACAGTTGCCATTGCATTAACAACTACTATTCCTCCAAAAAAAGCTTCAATAAATCTAAAAATCCATAATTGATAAACATTTGCACTAAAAATCATAACAAAACTAAAAAGTGCAAACCCTAAAAGACCAAAAAGTGAACTTTTTCTTCTTCCTAATCTATCTGACATTGGTCCACCAAAAATTTGTCCAACAGAAAAACCTATCAAAAAAATTGATAAGGTAATCTCAATTTTTTCAATACCAACATGAAATGCTTCTGCTATATCAGGAATTGAGGGGATATAAGTATCAGTTGCAATGGGAGCAACAGAAGAGAGTATCGATAATAATATAATTAAATAAATATGATTTATTGCTTTTTTCATTATTCGTAATCCCTTACACCCTCATCAACTTTATTTAAAAGTTTGAAAAGTGTATCCATCTCTTTTTCATCTAGCTTTGAAACAAGAGATTCCCTAAACTTATGTGTAATATTTTGAGAAGCTTTTAATGTCTCTTCACCTTTTTTTGTCAATATAATAAAACTTACTCTTTTATCATCATTACTTAATACTTTTTTTATAAGTTCTTTTTTTTCTAATGTTCTTAATGTTCTACTAATAGTAGTTTTATCTTTTGATAAAGTGTTTGAGATTTTTGTTAATGTAGCCTCTTTTTCTTGAGATATAATCTCTAATGTAACCCTTTGTTCAATTGCTATATCAAAGGGTAATAGAATTTGATTAAATAAGCTATTTAAATTGTTTGCGACTTTATTTATTTTAAATCCAATAGATTTTTGTAAAGTAATTTCCATATAAAACCTTTAATTGTATATACAACTATTGCATATGCAACCTTATTATTTGATAAATCTCAACTATTAATATTGAGTTTTTATGATCTATTTTTATACTATACTAATTTAATAAAGTATTATTATATCCCCTATAAACACCATTAAATAGGTAATTTTAATATTTTTTATCAAATTACTTGACATTTATTTTAAAATACTATACAATTTCAATAAGAATTAAAATAATAGACTTTACAAAAGGTAAATGGAGGGATATATGAGAAAAGAAACTATTGCAGTTCATGGTGGATATAACAATAAAGAGGGATGGGGAACAATGAATGTACCTGTTGCTCAAACAACTGCATATGCATTTAGAGATGCTGAACATGCAGCAAATTTATTTGCATTAAAAGAGTTAGGTTCAATCTATTCTAGATTAACAAACCCTACTACTGATGTATTAGAACAAAGATTTGCACAATTAGAAGGTGGTGCAGCGGCTATTTGTGTAGCTTCTGGACAATCTGCTATTTTTTATGCTGTTGCAAATGTAGCAGAAGCTGGAGATAATGTATTAATCTCTGATAAGCTTTATGGTGGAGCAGTTACACTTTTAACTTATACTTTAAAAAGATTTGGAATCTCAACAAAAGTATTTAAAAGTGCAGATGCCTCTGATTTAGAAGAACAAATTGATGAAAATACAAAAGCTATTTTCTTTGAATCTTTATCAAACCCTCAAATTGCTATTGCAGATGTAGAGAAAATTGTAGAGATTGCAAAAAGAAATGGTGTTTTAACTATTTGTGATAATACAGTAGCAAGTGCTGCGTTGTTTAACCCAATTAAATGGGGTGTAGATGTAGTTGTTCACTCAACTTCAAAATATACAAATGGTCAAGGTTCAGCAATTGGTGGAATTATTGTTGAAAGAGATGGTTTAGCAGAGTTTTTTAAAGAGAATTCAAAAAGATATTATCACTTTGTAGAGCCAGATGTTTCATACCATGGTTTAGTTTATGTAGATGTTCCTCTACCAAACTTTTGTCTAAGAATTAGACTAAACTTATTAAGAGATATTGGAGCTTGTCAATCTCCTCATAACTCTTGGTTATTGTTACAAACAATTGAGACTTTAGGTATTAGAATGGAAAAACATTCTAATAGTGCATTAACAGTTGCTAAATTTTTAGAAGCTAATCCAAAAGTAAAATCGGTAAATTACCCAGGATTAGAATCAAGTCCATATTATGAAAAAGCACAAAAATATTTTAAAGATGGTAAGGCATCAGGTCTTATCTCATTTGAAGTAGCAGATTTTGAAACTGCTAAAAAAGTAATTGATTCAGCGAAGTTATTTAGTGTAGTTGTAAATATTGGTGATTCTAAATCACTTATTGTACACCCAGCTTCAACAACTCACTCTCAAATGACTGAAAGTGAGTTAAAAGATGCTGGTATTAATCCGACTACAATTAGGTTATCTATTGGATTAGAAGATCCACAAGATTTAATTGAAGATTTAGAGCAAGCATTAAGCTAAAAAGGTTTAATTATGCCACTGATTTCAACAAAAGGGGTATATGGTTTAACAGCTATGTACCAACTTAGTAAGCACAAAGAAGATACTCCAGTTCAAATCAAAGAGATATCTTCAAGTGCTAATATTCCTCAAAACTACTTAGAACAACTGCTTAGTAAACTAAGACGAGCAGAACTTGTAAGAAGTATTAGAGGTGCAAGAGGTGGTTATATTTTGGCAAAAGAACCAAAAGATATTTTAGTAAAAGATATTTTAATTGCTTTAGAGGGTGATTTAAAAGTTATTGATAGTAGCACTGAAAACCCTATTTTGAACATATTTTTTGACGAAGCAAAAGAAAATACTAAGAAGATTTTTAATATCTCTTTGGCTCAACTTGATGATTATCAAGATAAATATAACGAATTTTTACATTACAGTATCTAGGTGAGAAGAACAACTCGTTGTTCTCTTTAGAATTTGCTACT
This genomic window contains:
- a CDS encoding multidrug effflux MFS transporter, which gives rise to MKKAINHIYLIILLSILSSVAPIATDTYIPSIPDIAEAFHVGIEKIEITLSIFLIGFSVGQIFGGPMSDRLGRRKSSLFGLLGFALFSFVMIFSANVYQLWIFRFIEAFFGGIVVVNAMATVRDRFHGQEAAKVLSLIGTIRSIAPLIAPAIGSLIIHFYSWEAVFLFLTFYALIVAFLVYKDLDESFTYVKQSIYHSYKIVLSHKTAMKAMLTLSLGFSGFFIFISKSSFIFIEHYGISTDHFPFFFGFNFVILIAMIRVNLYFLKTNTPLFLIKTSLIIQIIIAILWALTADIQTLPLTMALMAGYMSMMAFIFGNCMALALEHFKKNAGVASGVVGVLQFGLGAIISSLGVLSHGESLVPIGTSLAFISFVAFLIIRGYKK
- a CDS encoding AAA family ATPase, with protein sequence MTPKSAKHAISHLVSRKIPIFLWGPPGIGKSSIVAQIAKDKGIDCIDLRLSLLDPTDLRGIPFFNSNNDSAVWAPPSFLPDGTIKEGILFLDELNTAAPMVQASAYQLILDRKIGEYHLPDGWSIVAAGNRESDRGVVFRMASPLANRFVHLEMEPYVEDWQIWAKQNNIDTSILAFISYRPDALFTFNTQNDEKAFATPRTWEYVNEILLSKPIDELLLTMIAGAIGEELAASFLAFKAVEKSLPNMDEILNGTCEDVPTETSALHILCTSLSMRIDEESSTDELNNLISYTLKLPGEFAVMIVQDLRQRNIEVDYLKNWPLWLKNFNKLLH
- a CDS encoding O-acetylhomoserine aminocarboxypropyltransferase/cysteine synthase family protein produces the protein MRKETIAVHGGYNNKEGWGTMNVPVAQTTAYAFRDAEHAANLFALKELGSIYSRLTNPTTDVLEQRFAQLEGGAAAICVASGQSAIFYAVANVAEAGDNVLISDKLYGGAVTLLTYTLKRFGISTKVFKSADASDLEEQIDENTKAIFFESLSNPQIAIADVEKIVEIAKRNGVLTICDNTVASAALFNPIKWGVDVVVHSTSKYTNGQGSAIGGIIVERDGLAEFFKENSKRYYHFVEPDVSYHGLVYVDVPLPNFCLRIRLNLLRDIGACQSPHNSWLLLQTIETLGIRMEKHSNSALTVAKFLEANPKVKSVNYPGLESSPYYEKAQKYFKDGKASGLISFEVADFETAKKVIDSAKLFSVVVNIGDSKSLIVHPASTTHSQMTESELKDAGINPTTIRLSIGLEDPQDLIEDLEQALS
- a CDS encoding MarR family winged helix-turn-helix transcriptional regulator, whose protein sequence is MEITLQKSIGFKINKVANNLNSLFNQILLPFDIAIEQRVTLEIISQEKEATLTKISNTLSKDKTTISRTLRTLEKKELIKKVLSNDDKRVSFIILTKKGEETLKASQNITHKFRESLVSKLDEKEMDTLFKLLNKVDEGVRDYE
- the nhaD gene encoding sodium:proton antiporter NhaD; translated protein: MELLNLTMSWIGFSVLFIFIIGYYFIANEEKYEIDKSVPALFIGIVSFILIAIYYYMNGLNIHHVHDEAEAVILEIAEIVFFLFVAMTYIESLIHMGVFDSLKYNLISKGFTYRKLFWVTGFLAFFISPIADNLTTALILSTVLITIEKTKKEFLVPGAINIVVAANAGGAWSPFGDITTLMAWTAGKAHFVDFLFLFPSSIIGYLVTAFLLSRVVPDTKPHFDPDKEEKPKMKEGATNIIFLGIITIICAVISHQVLDFPAMWGMMFGLVLLKLHSYKLTKRFGKEHFNVFESMAKIENNTLLFFFGILAAVGALYFIGWLSLASIVYQEDYLGPTMANIGVGFLSALVDNVPVMSAILKANPNMDLSNWMLVTLTAGIGGSLISFGSAAGVGVMGKLKGIYTFGSHLKYAWTILLGYFVSIAIWYLQFVVLGLN
- a CDS encoding DUF2201 family putative metallopeptidase; translation: MDANTLLVKAKSQLTTQHPYFGMLASRLKHEEDEQINYYASNGVRFKYNPAFIESCSKDELKFILTNCVMHHILSHQQRKLNRKGMLWQLATDFAINNLLKKSGLKIPKGANYNKEFKNMYSEEIYEKLKEEVELQGTNAFDEKYEKSDNSLINSNEELKNSIFRNMDKIKHELDEKDEENWEYAATLAKEVAQRKSLMPSGFERFTKKMKANNIDWRFELYNAINKHMRNNYAFMPPNKKHIHRGIALPSLTSDTLSLVVAIDTSGSIKEELLGLFTEEFKSIMQNFPAISIELIIADAKVQGHYSFRGGDKLDFPLKGGGGTDYRPVFEFIDANLPMSSMVLYFTDGEGIFPKIPPSYEVLWVLSANKNKIPFGRKLLLI
- a CDS encoding RrF2 family transcriptional regulator, with translation MPLISTKGVYGLTAMYQLSKHKEDTPVQIKEISSSANIPQNYLEQLLSKLRRAELVRSIRGARGGYILAKEPKDILVKDILIALEGDLKVIDSSTENPILNIFFDEAKENTKKIFNISLAQLDDYQDKYNEFLHYSI